A single region of the Candidatus Binatia bacterium genome encodes:
- a CDS encoding AMP-binding protein — MNHRDLADPTSRVLPRILQRQAREVGEVDFLIRGDHHVTFAAANRITDSMAAGLAALGVGKGDRVALYLSGRPEAVLLPLAVNKLGAVWVPISTDYRGDWLAQAVIRSRCLVLVTESKLAGHVDSIRPRLGAEQIVVLEDESGKALLEAAPRLFDCSDQHYGDTCAILWTSGTTGRSKAVLQSYNSWLRGIHRAVGPQYETRPGDVIYNVLPLFNTGAWVTSVFRALVEGVTCVLDEPFSVREFWDRIRKYGATQTFTLGAMHMFLWNAPQKPDDADNPLRIAKMIPMPAELEAPFAKRFGIRLLGPGYGQSECPLVTTATDQEAPAGSIGFPMDDTDVRLFDENDREVPTGEVGELRIRPLEPHILFNGYFGDDEATRAAYRGPNGEWYCTGDLARRDEDGAFRFVDRKKDAVRFAGRNISSMEVESVVRRHPAVADAAAFGIPSAEIESEDELKVNVVLAQGASLAFEELASYVNDNAPYYFVPRYLEFVDALPFTPTGKVEKYKLRELGVSEHAWDRSTSGYVVRR, encoded by the coding sequence ATGAACCATCGCGACCTAGCCGATCCGACGAGCCGAGTTCTCCCGCGCATTCTGCAGCGACAGGCACGCGAAGTGGGCGAGGTCGACTTCCTGATCCGCGGCGATCACCACGTCACCTTCGCCGCCGCTAACCGAATCACGGATTCGATGGCGGCGGGGCTCGCCGCTCTCGGTGTCGGCAAGGGCGATCGAGTGGCGCTCTACCTGTCGGGTCGACCGGAAGCGGTCCTCCTCCCGCTTGCCGTGAACAAGTTGGGCGCGGTGTGGGTGCCGATCAGCACGGACTACCGCGGAGATTGGCTCGCGCAGGCGGTGATTCGCAGTCGGTGCCTCGTCTTGGTGACTGAGTCCAAGCTCGCAGGCCATGTCGATTCGATTCGGCCCCGCCTCGGCGCCGAGCAGATCGTCGTGTTGGAAGACGAGAGCGGGAAGGCTCTCCTCGAAGCGGCGCCGCGCCTCTTCGATTGCTCGGATCAGCATTACGGCGACACCTGCGCGATCCTTTGGACGTCGGGGACGACCGGGCGATCGAAAGCGGTGCTGCAGAGCTACAACAGCTGGCTTCGCGGTATCCACCGTGCCGTCGGGCCGCAGTACGAGACCCGGCCGGGCGACGTCATCTACAACGTGCTGCCGTTGTTCAACACCGGGGCCTGGGTGACGAGCGTGTTTCGCGCGTTGGTCGAGGGCGTCACGTGTGTTCTCGATGAGCCGTTTTCGGTCCGGGAGTTCTGGGATCGGATTCGCAAGTATGGTGCGACCCAGACGTTCACCCTGGGAGCGATGCACATGTTCCTCTGGAACGCGCCCCAGAAGCCTGACGACGCGGACAATCCTCTGCGGATTGCGAAGATGATCCCGATGCCGGCGGAACTCGAGGCGCCCTTCGCGAAGAGATTCGGGATTCGTCTGCTCGGCCCCGGCTACGGCCAAAGCGAGTGTCCACTGGTCACGACCGCCACGGATCAGGAGGCCCCTGCCGGATCGATCGGATTTCCGATGGACGATACCGACGTCCGGCTGTTCGACGAGAACGATCGAGAGGTACCGACGGGCGAAGTCGGTGAGCTGCGGATCCGCCCGCTCGAGCCACACATTCTGTTCAATGGCTACTTTGGCGACGACGAGGCGACGCGGGCCGCGTACCGTGGCCCGAACGGCGAATGGTACTGCACGGGTGATCTGGCGCGACGAGACGAGGACGGGGCGTTTCGCTTCGTCGACCGCAAGAAGGACGCGGTACGCTTCGCCGGGCGGAACATCTCCTCGATGGAGGTGGAGAGCGTCGTACGTCGCCATCCGGCGGTGGCGGACGCGGCTGCGTTCGGGATCCCCTCGGCCGAGATCGAGTCGGAAGACGAGCTGAAGGTGAATGTAGTGCTCGCACAAGGGGCTTCGCTCGCGTTCGAAGAGCTCGCGTCCTACGTAAACGACAATGCCCCCTACTATTTCGTGCCGAGGTACCTCGAGTTCGTCGACGCCCTGCCGTTCACGCCGACGGGGAAAGTCGAGAAGTACAAGCTACGAGAACTGGGTGTGTCGGAACATGCGTGGGACCGGTCGACGTCGGGCTACGTCGTGCGGCGCTGA
- a CDS encoding cupin domain-containing protein has translation MREDLELFIDTEKGEWIDLGLPNSEPGENAMQLLRISEENGSYTALIKSKAGTVIPPHVHLGETVVYVLEGTLEYRNGVAKKGGFIYEPAGAVHDATQHAVDTIYLAHVQSGAIFLNEDGSEGPVYDWRSVKAIVDAHEASKAARG, from the coding sequence ATGAGAGAAGACCTGGAGCTATTCATCGACACCGAGAAGGGCGAGTGGATCGATCTCGGTCTTCCGAATTCGGAGCCCGGAGAGAATGCCATGCAGCTCCTCCGGATCAGCGAAGAGAACGGCTCCTACACGGCCCTGATCAAGTCGAAGGCGGGCACGGTCATCCCGCCGCACGTACACCTGGGAGAGACCGTCGTGTACGTGCTGGAGGGCACCCTCGAGTACCGCAATGGTGTGGCGAAGAAGGGCGGGTTTATCTACGAGCCTGCCGGTGCCGTACACGATGCGACGCAGCACGCCGTCGACACGATCTATCTCGCACACGTCCAGAGCGGCGCCATCTTCCTGAACGAAGATGGGAGCGAGGGCCCGGTCTACGATTGGCGTTCGGTGAAGGCCATCGTCGACGCGCACGAGGCGTCCAAGGCCGCGCGCGGCTGA
- a CDS encoding alpha/beta hydrolase, whose protein sequence is MKRVLKRVGLALGAIVGLVAAVTYSWTITPQGRLDYGAAVVSKLASWQTGPQEYTPEARAGANEMVRGFLPGEPAELARGEDRDAVFRGHHVPVRVYWPELEGPLPLYLDIHGGGWWMGDGYPFEKMTTRFAAASGAIVVSVDYRLAPEHPYPAAIDDVWAALNWMHANAAGLGGDPERIAIGGSSAGGNLAAALALRARDEDGPEVSFQYLLVPATDLSGTTDWASFDEAGEEYVLKVSGIATMIDAYVPDAGQRSSAYISPLLAQDHRGLPPALIVTAQYDPLRDQGAAYAEKLRAAGVPVQYHEEPNSIHGFLGSPERAERIQALGAEALRNAFAAN, encoded by the coding sequence ATGAAACGAGTTCTCAAACGGGTCGGGCTAGCGCTCGGAGCAATCGTCGGACTCGTCGCAGCCGTGACGTACAGTTGGACCATCACGCCCCAAGGCCGGCTCGACTACGGAGCGGCTGTGGTGTCCAAGCTGGCCTCCTGGCAGACCGGACCGCAGGAGTACACGCCCGAGGCCCGCGCCGGCGCGAACGAGATGGTCCGGGGGTTCCTGCCGGGAGAACCGGCCGAGCTCGCCCGGGGCGAAGATCGCGACGCGGTCTTCCGCGGCCATCACGTTCCGGTCCGGGTTTACTGGCCCGAGCTAGAAGGGCCGTTGCCGCTGTATCTCGACATCCACGGCGGCGGCTGGTGGATGGGGGACGGGTACCCGTTCGAGAAGATGACGACGCGGTTCGCTGCTGCGAGCGGGGCGATCGTCGTCTCCGTCGACTATCGGCTTGCGCCGGAGCATCCGTACCCGGCAGCGATCGACGACGTCTGGGCGGCTCTCAACTGGATGCACGCAAATGCAGCTGGTTTGGGCGGCGATCCAGAGAGGATTGCCATCGGGGGAAGCAGTGCCGGCGGAAACCTGGCGGCCGCGCTTGCGCTTCGGGCCCGCGACGAGGACGGTCCGGAGGTCTCGTTCCAGTATCTGCTCGTACCGGCGACCGATCTCTCTGGTACCACGGATTGGGCCTCGTTCGACGAAGCCGGGGAAGAGTACGTCCTGAAAGTGTCGGGCATCGCGACGATGATCGATGCTTACGTTCCCGATGCGGGGCAGCGCAGCTCCGCCTACATCAGCCCGCTATTGGCTCAAGACCATCGCGGTTTGCCCCCGGCTCTGATCGTGACCGCCCAGTACGACCCCTTGCGCGATCAGGGTGCGGCGTACGCCGAGAAGCTTCGTGCCGCAGGAGTCCCCGTGCAGTACCACGAGGAGCCGAACTCAATTCATGGATTCCTCGGTTCCCCCGAGCGCGCCGAGAGAATCCAGGCGCTTGGGGCAGAGGCGTTGCGGAACGCCTTCGCGGCGAACTAG
- a CDS encoding metal-dependent hydrolase, giving the protein MDPLTQGVLGAAAAQAVAPRERTVWAGVLGGLSGMAPDLDVLIRSAEDPLLFLEYHRQFTHSLVFIPIGGLICAIVLFALVRRRMSFGSAYLYCVGGYATHGLLDACTSYGTQLFWPFSNLRIAWNNVSVIDPLVTLPLLAFVSLSTVRAAPVWARLGCVWVVLYLSLGVLQRERVESFGESVAASRGHEVVEVVAKPAFANLLLWKTIYAYEDRYYVDAARMGWRPRSFEGESVPALVPSRDLAWLDPASTQGEDLERFRWFSGGYIALDPVRGDRVIDVRYSMIPNRIEALWGIEIDPSVPPSAHARFFTSREVGPERRAEILQMLFDEPPLRD; this is encoded by the coding sequence ATGGATCCGCTCACGCAGGGAGTTCTCGGCGCCGCTGCCGCGCAAGCCGTGGCCCCCCGCGAGCGCACGGTCTGGGCCGGCGTGCTTGGCGGCCTCTCGGGGATGGCGCCGGACCTCGACGTTCTCATTCGCTCGGCCGAGGACCCGCTACTCTTCCTGGAGTATCACCGCCAGTTCACGCACTCGCTGGTGTTCATCCCCATCGGCGGTCTGATCTGTGCGATCGTACTGTTCGCCCTGGTTCGCCGACGGATGTCGTTCGGTTCCGCCTACCTCTACTGCGTCGGGGGCTACGCGACCCACGGGCTTTTGGATGCGTGCACCTCGTACGGCACGCAGCTCTTCTGGCCGTTCTCGAACCTACGGATCGCGTGGAACAACGTCTCGGTGATCGATCCGTTGGTGACATTGCCGCTCCTGGCCTTCGTGTCGCTTTCCACGGTTCGCGCCGCGCCGGTGTGGGCGCGCCTCGGGTGCGTGTGGGTGGTGCTCTACCTTTCATTGGGCGTGCTGCAGCGAGAACGGGTGGAATCGTTCGGTGAAAGCGTGGCCGCCAGCCGTGGACACGAGGTGGTCGAGGTTGTCGCGAAGCCGGCGTTCGCGAATCTTCTCCTCTGGAAGACGATCTATGCGTACGAGGATCGATACTACGTCGACGCGGCGAGAATGGGCTGGCGCCCGCGATCGTTTGAGGGGGAGAGCGTTCCGGCGCTCGTTCCGAGCCGCGATCTGGCCTGGCTCGACCCTGCGAGTACACAGGGCGAGGACCTGGAACGCTTCCGTTGGTTCTCCGGCGGGTACATCGCGCTCGACCCGGTCCGAGGCGACCGCGTCATCGACGTTCGCTACTCGATGATCCCGAACCGGATTGAAGCCCTTTGGGGAATCGAGATCGATCCCTCGGTTCCGCCCTCGGCACACGCCCGGTTCTTCACTTCGCGCGAGGTGGGCCCGGAGCGTCGCGCCGAGATTCTGCAAATGCTGTTCGATGAGCCGCCCCTTCGGGACTAG